The region AGAGGCAAAACGTTCTCATGAATGTGTTGTCCTGAAACGGACTTAGTTTTGCCTCCAACAAGGATAAATCAGCTACTCAGGGGGAGCATCATCCATTAGCCCAATGCCTGATAAGGGGCGGTAAGTGTAGCTCCGGGGAGTCTTCTGAATATCTTCTTTAATGTTGTCTAAGTCGATATAGCGATCTGCAACGTTAATCAGGCTATCACTCGTCATTGATCGCAAACTTACCACTTCCACCCGGACGCCCCGATAGCTAACTGCATTGACAGCATACGCCAGATCTCCATCTCCACTGACTAGTACTGCAGTATCGTAGGAACCCACGAGAGACATCATATCCACGGCAATTTCCACATCCAGATTAGCTTTTTTAGAACCATCTGGGAGTTGTACTAGATCTTTGGAAATCACACGATAGCCATTACGGCGCATCCAAAGTAAGAAGCCCTGTTGTTTCTCA is a window of Leptolyngbyaceae cyanobacterium JSC-12 DNA encoding:
- a CDS encoding hypothetical protein (IMG reference gene:2510095325~PFAM: Protein of unknown function DUF88), with the translated sequence MLNTNNNFEMNESAFTPQQVLENRGRVAIFIDGSNLFYAALQLGIEIDYTKLLCRLTAGSRLLRSFFYTGVDRTNEKQQGFLLWMRRNGYRVISKDLVQLPDGSKKANLDVEIAVDMMSLVGSYDTAVLVSGDGDLAYAVNAVSYRGVRVEVVSLRSMTSDSLINVADRYIDLDNIKEDIQKTPRSYTYRPLSGIGLMDDAPPE